TAAATAAATGTTTTTCTTTTTTTCTGAAAAACTAATTCAATATTGAAAAGGTTTATTATCCTTGACATAAACAAGAATAAACAACAAACTCAAAGCAACCCCAACAACTAATACCATTGTTGAAATCAATAAAAACATTTTGTTTTTTCCCAAAATATCTTCTGATTCTTGAATTATAAAAATTGATAACGAACCAATTATGCTTATCAATGCATAAATGAAAAGTATTGATCAAGTTCTTTTGTTAGAGAATTTTTTAAAAATATATCTTAGTTTTAAATGCATCTTAGAATCCCAATAAATTAATTTAATGAACCGTTAGAATAAACAACTTTTTTGCGTTTATAAAACGGAACAGTTCAATGAAATAAATAACAAACTAATAAACTAAGCAATCAATTGAAGTTTCACAAAATATAAGCGTAGTTATTAAAGAATAGAAACTCTGTTACAGGATGCATTATTGTTTTTTCTTTTATTTCGTATTCTATTGAGTCATCAATAAAACTTAATAAGTTTGTTTGATTCACTTGAAAATTAACATCATCATAAGGAACCTTTGGGATAACGGGTCCTGTAAAAAATTTTTCTGGTTTTTCTATTTTTTCATAAATGATAAGTTCATTAAAAACAGCAAACACAAAACTTAAAGCGATTATGGCCGCAATCATTAAGATTAAACAAATTTTCAAGAATTCTAAAGCTAAAAATCTTATATAAATATTTTTGTTTTTCTTACTAAACCCAACTCAATAATCAAACGGTTTTTTATCCTTAACATAAACAGGAATAAACAACAAACTCAAAACAATCCCAACAACTAATACCATTGTTGAAATCAATAAAAACATCTTGTTTTTTCTTAAAATGTCTTCTGATTCTTGAATTATAAAAATCCCCAAAGAACCACTTATGCTCATCAATGCATAAATAAATAATATCGATCAAACTCTTTTATTGGAGAATTTTTTAAAAAAATATTTTAGCTTTAAATACATTTGAAGATTTAATTAAAATTAATGCTAATTCATCTTTAAAAGATGAATTAGAAACATTCATTTTAAACAATCAATTCTTATCTTTAATATCTTATTTATTAAGAACTTTTTATATTTTTATATCCAAATGAATTCTTAATAAGTAGGCTTATTATATATGAAATTTGATAGCAATAAATTAAATCGATTGCTTTTTTATAATTTTATGAACAACCAGTTTATTTATTAACTATCAATTCTTATTTTTAAGAATAAAAAAATTGATTGATTTAATAACAACGATCATTAAATCAATCAACTAATAAATACTTAATGTTTGTATTAATTATTAACAAAGATCATGCTTAGATAAATGGTCTTTTAATTCATTTGATTTATCTAAATTAAAGTTATCTAAATGTTGGTTTAATCATTGAATAATAGCAAACAATCTACCATATCTACAATACGGTGTGCCGTTTCTTGATAAGCCGTGAGAATTGTTTTTAAACACGCATAATTTTGTAGTGACATTTTGTTTTAATAATGCAGTATATAACCCATAAGCTTGATCAATTGGACAACGATAATCATTTGTTGAATGAATAATTAATGTTGGTGTTTTAGCATTCTTAATATAAGTGCTTGGACTTTGTTTTTTAATTAATTGTTCATCATATTTATCTTTACAAATCTGATCGCTTGGAAAATCTAGTGCAATATCAGAGTTATAAAACATTGTTTGTCAATCAAAGATACTTCTTTGTGTGATTGCTGCTTTAAATTGGTTGGTATGAGTAATTATCCAATTCGTCATAAATCCACCATAACTTCCGCCCATCACTGCCATATTATTAACATCAATATAATTGTGATAACGTTTTTTAAACTCATCAACAAACTTCATAAGATCACTATAATCAATCGTGCCATACTTAGCTCTGATGTCACTAAAAACTTCACCATAACCATCAGAACCCCTTGGGTTCATAAAGATTACAAAAGCATTTAATGAAGCTAATACACGCATTTCATGATGAAATGATTTTGAATAAGTAGTTTTAGGTCCACCATGGATTTGTAGAACAACTGGATATTTCTTATTAACATTAAACCCTTCAGGATAAATGACATAACCTTTGTGTTTAATACCATCATTACTAAACTCAAACTCTTCAACAGGTTTTAATAAAGCATATTGATCATTAATAAGCTTATTGTGTTTTGTTAAAGCATTTAAGCTATGATCTTTAATGTTATATAGATATAATTCATTAATCTTATTAGCATCAATGTAGTTAATAATAAACTGATTATCATCCAGCTTAACAAAACTTAAAATATCACCGTCTAAATTAGATATTTTAGTTATCTGTTCATGATTAATCATGAACAGTTCTTGTTTGTTTTGATAGGTAGATAATTTATAAACAACATCATCAACGTGACTAGTTTGTTTTTTACCAAAAGTATGATCAACATTAACTGAAGTTCAGAATGAAATATCGTATTTATTATCAATCTTATTTAGTTCTGATTTTGTATTCAGATTGTATCAATCCCCGTTTTGGTTCATACCAATTCTTGAATAATCATTAATGCTAACAATTAAACGATTAGAATTAGTTAAATAAAAATCATAAATTGTTTTTTGATCGTCAATTTTAATCAAATTATGACGATTATCAGAATTAATGCTTACTGTTTTTAGACCACTATAAACTGGATTAATTACATCTTTATCATATTGTTGATAACTGTAATGGATTGTTGCATTAGAAGCATAAAAATTAGTCACTAATTCATCATCATTAGAAATATATTCGTATGATTTTTTAGTCAGATCATATTTGATTAAACTAATTTTTTGATTATGGTTAAAATCAGGCGATCCATCACTATAAAATGGCACTCTTCTAATTACTTCATATTTATCATTAACATTGTGTTTGATTAATAAAAGATAATTATTTTTATTTAAATGAACAGCTTTACTGATTGTTGTGTTTTTTTCTTTAAAAAATACTGATAACTTATCAGTTTTAACATCGTATTGATAATAAGTATCCTTTTTTTGAACTAACAAAACATCATCATTTAGTTTATTAATTAGA
The Mycoplasma sp. E35C DNA segment above includes these coding regions:
- a CDS encoding S9 family peptidase → MKVKINDLSKYAFINNEILLKKHNTLFYQIHKLNLVKDYYQSKVYQLDLRTNKTKQNKKLERYSLINKLNDDVLLVQKKDTYYQYDVKTDKLSVFFKEKNTTISKAVHLNKNNYLLLIKHNVNDKYEVIRRVPFYSDGSPDFNHNQKISLIKYDLTKKSYEYISNDDELVTNFYASNATIHYSYQQYDKDVINPVYSGLKTVSINSDNRHNLIKIDDQKTIYDFYLTNSNRLIVSINDYSRIGMNQNGDWYNLNTKSELNKIDNKYDISFWTSVNVDHTFGKKQTSHVDDVVYKLSTYQNKQELFMINHEQITKISNLDGDILSFVKLDDNQFIINYIDANKINELYLYNIKDHSLNALTKHNKLINDQYALLKPVEEFEFSNDGIKHKGYVIYPEGFNVNKKYPVVLQIHGGPKTTYSKSFHHEMRVLASLNAFVIFMNPRGSDGYGEVFSDIRAKYGTIDYSDLMKFVDEFKKRYHNYIDVNNMAVMGGSYGGFMTNWIITHTNQFKAAITQRSIFDWQTMFYNSDIALDFPSDQICKDKYDEQLIKKQSPSTYIKNAKTPTLIIHSTNDYRCPIDQAYGLYTALLKQNVTTKLCVFKNNSHGLSRNGTPYCRYGRLFAIIQWLNQHLDNFNLDKSNELKDHLSKHDLC